The Streptomyces cynarae genome contains a region encoding:
- a CDS encoding mechanosensitive ion channel family protein translates to MSLPALPAAGATPSPSPTESTAPAVPTLQDAQESANHAASWVEQNWSTWLAIGLRVILILVIAAVLRVAVRRAITQLIERMNRSSEATANGTSLGGLLVNAERRRQRAAAIGSVLRSVASFLILGTAALMVLATFQINLAPLLASAGVAGVAVGFGARNLVTDFLSGVFMILEDQYGVGDTIDAGVASGEVIEVGLRVTKLRGADGEIWYVRNGEVKRIGNLSQGWATAGVDVTVRASENLDRVKAVLDTVAERMSKDEPWNEILWGPVEVLGLDSVLIDSMVVRLSAKTMPGKARAVERELRWRVKRAFDEEDIRIVGGLPATLAEEEADDSTAPVAPPSVHSNPDSPQSEAASPIPPPRPAAK, encoded by the coding sequence GTGTCCCTGCCCGCCCTACCGGCCGCCGGCGCCACACCGTCTCCGTCCCCGACGGAGTCGACGGCTCCGGCGGTTCCCACGCTCCAGGACGCCCAGGAGAGCGCGAACCACGCCGCGAGCTGGGTCGAGCAGAACTGGTCGACCTGGCTCGCGATAGGCCTCAGGGTCATCCTGATCCTGGTCATCGCGGCAGTGCTGAGAGTGGCGGTACGGCGCGCGATCACCCAGCTCATCGAGCGCATGAACCGCAGCAGCGAGGCGACGGCGAACGGCACCTCGCTGGGCGGCCTGCTGGTCAACGCCGAGCGCCGCCGGCAGCGCGCGGCGGCCATCGGATCGGTGCTGCGCTCGGTGGCGAGCTTCCTGATCCTGGGCACCGCGGCGCTGATGGTGCTGGCGACCTTCCAGATCAACCTGGCCCCGCTGCTGGCCTCGGCGGGTGTCGCGGGTGTCGCGGTCGGTTTTGGCGCCCGCAACCTGGTCACGGACTTCCTGTCCGGCGTGTTCATGATCCTCGAGGACCAGTACGGCGTCGGGGACACCATCGACGCGGGTGTGGCCTCGGGTGAGGTGATCGAGGTCGGCCTGCGGGTGACGAAGCTGCGCGGTGCCGACGGCGAGATCTGGTACGTCCGCAACGGCGAGGTCAAGCGCATCGGCAACCTCTCGCAGGGCTGGGCGACGGCCGGGGTGGACGTCACCGTCCGCGCGAGCGAGAACCTGGACCGGGTGAAGGCGGTCCTGGACACGGTGGCCGAGCGGATGAGCAAGGACGAGCCCTGGAACGAGATCCTCTGGGGCCCCGTCGAGGTGCTCGGACTGGACAGCGTGCTGATCGACTCCATGGTGGTCCGTCTCTCGGCCAAGACCATGCCGGGCAAGGCACGGGCGGTGGAGCGCGAGCTGCGCTGGCGCGTCAAGCGGGCCTTCGACGAGGAGGACATCCGCATCGTGGGCGGCCTGCCCGCAACCCTCGCGGAGGAGGAGGCCGACGACTCCACGGCCCCGGTGGCACCCCCGTCGGTCCACTCGAACCCGGACTCCCCGCAGTCCGAGGCCGCCTCACCGATCCCGCCACCGCGCCCGGCCGCCAAGTAG
- a CDS encoding ROK family transcriptional regulator translates to MAGSAGTPGTPRVLRAMNDRAALDLLLEHGPLSRTRIGKLTGLSKPTASQLLARLEAAGLVLMTGTSEGRPGPSAQLYVVNPAAAHVAGLDVTPERILAAVADITGRTVGEFELATPGRRAAQPVVRQVTDALDGAVKAAGLAASDVHRVVIGTPGAFDPNTGRLRYASHLPGWHSPTLLEELAAALPMPVEYENDVNLVALAEQRLGAARGHDDFVLLWSEGGLGAALVLGGRLHRGWTGGAGEVGFLPVPGAPLVRHVAKANSGGFQELAGSQTIPVLARELGIDDVPTGPYAEVAATLVARAADSATGPHRRLLQTYATRLATGLASLVSVLDPELVVLSGASLTAGGEPLRGLLQAELEELAASRPRLVVGDVREHPVLRGALESALAATRDEVFDTSR, encoded by the coding sequence ATGGCAGGATCCGCCGGTACACCGGGCACCCCCCGGGTGCTGCGCGCCATGAACGACCGCGCCGCCCTGGACCTGCTCCTGGAGCACGGCCCGCTCAGCCGCACCCGCATCGGCAAGCTCACCGGCCTGTCGAAGCCCACCGCCTCCCAGCTGCTCGCCCGTCTCGAGGCCGCCGGACTCGTCCTGATGACCGGCACCAGCGAGGGCCGCCCGGGCCCCAGCGCCCAGCTGTACGTCGTCAACCCGGCCGCCGCCCATGTCGCCGGCCTGGACGTCACCCCCGAGCGCATCCTCGCCGCCGTCGCCGACATCACGGGCCGGACGGTCGGCGAGTTCGAGCTGGCCACCCCCGGCCGCCGCGCGGCGCAACCCGTCGTACGGCAGGTCACGGACGCCCTCGACGGCGCCGTGAAGGCCGCCGGGCTCGCCGCCTCCGACGTGCACCGGGTGGTCATAGGCACCCCGGGCGCCTTCGACCCCAACACCGGCCGCCTGCGCTACGCCTCCCACCTGCCCGGCTGGCACTCCCCCACGCTGCTGGAGGAACTCGCCGCCGCCCTGCCGATGCCGGTCGAGTACGAGAACGACGTCAACCTCGTCGCCCTCGCCGAGCAGCGCCTGGGCGCGGCCAGGGGCCACGACGACTTCGTCCTGCTGTGGAGCGAGGGCGGTCTCGGCGCCGCCCTCGTCCTCGGCGGACGCCTGCACCGCGGCTGGACCGGCGGCGCGGGCGAGGTCGGGTTCCTGCCGGTGCCCGGCGCACCCCTGGTCCGCCACGTCGCCAAGGCCAACAGCGGCGGCTTCCAGGAACTGGCCGGCTCCCAGACCATCCCGGTACTGGCCCGCGAACTCGGCATCGACGACGTGCCCACCGGCCCGTACGCCGAGGTCGCCGCCACCCTCGTCGCCCGGGCCGCCGACAGCGCCACCGGTCCCCACCGGCGGCTCCTTCAGACGTACGCGACCCGACTGGCCACCGGTCTGGCCTCGCTCGTCTCCGTGCTCGACCCCGAACTCGTCGTCCTCAGCGGCGCCTCCCTCACCGCCGGGGGCGAGCCGCTGCGGGGCCTGCTCCAGGCCGAACTGGAGGAGCTGGCCGCATCCCGGCCACGCCTCGTCGTAGGCGACGTGCGTGAACACCCCGTGCTGCGCGGGGCGCTGGAGAGCGCCCTCGCCGCCACCCGCGACGAGGTCTTCGACACCTCGCGCTGA
- a CDS encoding ABC transporter substrate-binding protein, which produces MPETVRKVAFALTASVALLTTACTGQSSSGASDDASKQTTINFWHAWSAPNETKAVNALIAGFEKAHPNIHVNVVANMTDDKINQALRTGGDKAPDVISSFTTNNVGKFCSSGALVDLNPFFKKAGVDPSTTFPKAMNEYTQFDGNRCTVPLLGDAYGLYYNKTAFEKAGIAAPPKTWSEFETDAKKLTVPDGDGYKQLGFMPDYHGWETTTEHYFAQFSPTYFDKNGKSNLAEDPAFTAGFTLQKKLVDELGGYQKLERYRSKLGDEWGPKHPFHTGQVAMQLDGEWRLGMALDAKPNFDIGVAPLPVPDDQASQYGKGYITGTIAGIAATSTKQNAAWELVKYMTTDTDAVVNFSNAIHNVPSTLAALKSPKLKYDPRFKTFLDIAANPNSTTTPASVNGGVYLTTIQQLGYDYESGKVTDLKAALQKTAQQIDTDIAQAK; this is translated from the coding sequence ATGCCCGAAACAGTCCGAAAAGTCGCCTTTGCCCTGACCGCGTCGGTCGCTCTCCTCACGACCGCCTGCACCGGCCAGTCCTCCTCCGGCGCGAGTGACGACGCCTCCAAGCAGACCACCATCAACTTCTGGCACGCCTGGAGCGCGCCGAACGAGACCAAGGCCGTGAACGCGCTGATCGCCGGCTTCGAGAAGGCGCACCCCAACATCCATGTCAACGTCGTCGCCAACATGACCGACGACAAGATCAACCAGGCGCTGCGCACCGGCGGCGACAAGGCTCCCGACGTCATCTCGTCCTTCACCACGAACAACGTCGGCAAGTTCTGCTCCTCGGGCGCCCTGGTCGACCTGAACCCGTTCTTCAAGAAGGCCGGCGTCGACCCGTCCACGACCTTCCCGAAGGCGATGAACGAGTACACCCAGTTCGACGGCAACCGCTGCACGGTGCCGCTGCTGGGCGATGCGTACGGGCTCTACTACAACAAGACCGCCTTCGAGAAGGCGGGCATCGCGGCCCCGCCGAAGACATGGTCCGAATTCGAGACCGACGCCAAGAAGCTGACCGTCCCCGACGGCGACGGCTACAAGCAGCTCGGGTTCATGCCGGACTACCACGGCTGGGAGACCACGACCGAGCACTACTTCGCGCAGTTCTCCCCCACCTACTTCGACAAGAACGGCAAGTCGAACCTCGCCGAGGACCCCGCCTTCACCGCCGGCTTCACGCTCCAGAAGAAGCTGGTCGACGAACTCGGCGGCTACCAGAAGCTGGAGAGGTACCGCTCGAAGCTCGGTGACGAATGGGGTCCCAAGCACCCCTTCCACACCGGTCAGGTCGCCATGCAGCTCGACGGCGAGTGGCGCCTGGGCATGGCCCTGGACGCCAAGCCGAACTTCGACATCGGGGTCGCCCCGCTGCCCGTCCCCGACGACCAGGCCTCCCAGTACGGCAAGGGCTACATCACCGGCACGATCGCCGGTATCGCCGCCACCAGCACCAAGCAGAACGCGGCCTGGGAACTGGTGAAGTACATGACCACCGACACGGACGCGGTGGTGAACTTCTCCAACGCCATCCACAACGTGCCCTCCACCCTGGCGGCCCTGAAGTCCCCGAAGCTGAAGTACGACCCGCGCTTCAAGACGTTCCTGGACATCGCCGCGAACCCGAACTCCACGACCACCCCCGCCTCGGTCAACGGCGGCGTGTACCTCACGACGATCCAGCAGCTCGGATACGACTACGAGAGCGGCAAGGTCACCGATCTGAAGGCCGCTCTGCAGAAGACCGCCCAGCAGATCGACACGGACATCGCGCAGGCCAAGTAG
- a CDS encoding carbohydrate ABC transporter permease codes for MSTITLASKRRRAALRTAAFMSPWLIGFAVFFAYPLISTVYFSFMHYDGFRPPTWSGAKNWTYVFENYPYFWPALRNTLWLVVIMVSLRVLFGLGVGLLITKIKTGTGVFRTLFYLPYLAPPVAATMAFAFLLNPGTGPVNSILEKIGIPAPGWFNDPSWSKPALTLLALWGIGDLMVIFMAALLDVPQEQYEAAELDGASAWQRFRYVTLPNISPIVMFAVVTGVIQTMQYYTQPLIAGKVASGVIQGAGTQFEPGYPEKSTLTLPQLVYNLGFQRFDYGSACVVALVLFALSMVFTAFLMRRRGGLNLAGD; via the coding sequence ATGAGCACGATCACCCTCGCCTCGAAGCGCCGCAGGGCGGCGCTTCGGACGGCCGCCTTCATGTCGCCCTGGCTGATCGGCTTCGCGGTCTTCTTCGCGTACCCGCTGATCTCGACGGTCTACTTCTCGTTCATGCACTACGACGGCTTCCGGCCGCCGACGTGGAGCGGAGCGAAGAACTGGACGTACGTCTTCGAGAACTACCCCTACTTCTGGCCCGCGTTGCGCAACACCCTGTGGCTGGTCGTGATCATGGTCAGCCTGCGGGTCCTCTTCGGGCTCGGCGTCGGACTGCTGATCACGAAGATCAAGACGGGTACGGGCGTCTTCCGCACCCTGTTCTACCTGCCCTACCTCGCCCCGCCCGTCGCCGCCACCATGGCGTTCGCCTTCCTTCTCAACCCGGGTACGGGCCCGGTCAACTCGATCCTCGAGAAGATCGGCATCCCGGCACCGGGCTGGTTCAACGACCCTTCCTGGTCCAAGCCCGCCCTCACCCTGCTCGCCCTGTGGGGCATCGGCGACCTGATGGTCATCTTCATGGCCGCCCTGCTCGACGTGCCGCAGGAGCAGTACGAGGCGGCCGAACTGGACGGCGCGTCGGCCTGGCAGCGCTTCCGGTACGTGACGCTGCCGAACATCTCGCCGATCGTGATGTTCGCGGTGGTCACCGGAGTGATCCAGACCATGCAGTACTACACACAGCCCCTGATCGCCGGAAAGGTCGCCTCCGGTGTCATCCAGGGCGCCGGCACGCAGTTCGAGCCGGGCTACCCCGAGAAGTCCACGCTCACCCTGCCCCAACTCGTCTACAACCTCGGCTTCCAGCGCTTCGACTACGGCTCCGCCTGTGTGGTCGCGCTCGTGCTGTTCGCCCTGTCCATGGTGTTCACCGCGTTCCTGATGCGGCGCCGGGGCGGCCTCAACCTGGCAGGTGACTGA
- a CDS encoding carbohydrate ABC transporter permease codes for MTQVLDKPVGVRAPASPAARTARRRAALEWVAVHSLGVAAALFFTLPFVFVLLTSLMSDSQALSRDLIPHTWEWGNYRKVFDTPGFLTWWRNTLVYAGLGTVLTVVSSVPVAYALAKFRFRGRNLSLMLVISMMMLPPQVIIIPMYLFWAKQLDLAGTLWPLIIPMAFGDAFSIFLLRQFLMTIPNEYLDAAKVDGCGDLRTLLKVVLPMARPGIAAVGLFQFFYAWNDYFGPQIYASENPGAWTLSYGLESFKGAHHTDWNLTMAATVLVMAPVILVFFFAQRAFVEGVTLTGVKG; via the coding sequence ATGACCCAAGTGCTCGACAAGCCGGTGGGGGTGCGGGCGCCCGCCTCGCCGGCCGCACGCACCGCCCGCCGCAGGGCCGCCCTGGAGTGGGTCGCGGTCCACTCCCTCGGCGTGGCCGCCGCCCTCTTCTTCACTCTGCCCTTCGTTTTCGTGCTGCTGACCTCGCTGATGAGCGACAGCCAGGCGCTCAGCCGCGACCTGATCCCGCACACCTGGGAGTGGGGCAACTACCGGAAGGTGTTCGACACACCCGGCTTCCTCACCTGGTGGAGGAACACCCTGGTCTACGCCGGCCTGGGCACCGTCCTGACCGTCGTGTCGTCCGTTCCGGTGGCGTACGCGCTCGCCAAGTTCCGCTTCCGGGGCCGGAATCTGTCCCTCATGCTGGTGATCTCGATGATGATGCTGCCACCGCAGGTGATCATCATCCCGATGTACCTGTTCTGGGCGAAGCAGTTGGATCTGGCGGGCACGCTGTGGCCACTGATCATCCCGATGGCGTTCGGCGACGCGTTCTCCATCTTCCTGCTGCGCCAGTTCCTGATGACGATCCCGAACGAGTACCTGGATGCCGCGAAGGTCGACGGCTGCGGTGACCTGCGGACCCTGCTGAAGGTCGTGCTGCCCATGGCCCGGCCGGGCATCGCCGCCGTCGGGCTCTTCCAGTTCTTCTACGCCTGGAACGACTACTTCGGCCCGCAGATCTACGCCTCCGAGAACCCGGGCGCCTGGACGCTGAGTTACGGCCTGGAGTCGTTCAAGGGCGCGCACCACACCGACTGGAACCTGACCATGGCCGCGACCGTGCTGGTCATGGCCCCCGTGATCCTCGTGTTCTTCTTCGCCCAGCGGGCGTTCGTCGAGGGCGTCACGCTCACCGGAGTGAAGGGTTAG
- a CDS encoding 6-phospho-beta-glucosidase has product MKLTVVGGGSTYTPELIDGFARLRDTLPVEELVLLDPAAERLELVGGLARRIFAKQGHPGRVVTTGDLDEAVEGADAVLLQLRVGGQAARQQDETWPLECGCVGQETTGAGGLAKALRTVPVVLDIAERVRRTNPKAWIIDFTNPVGIVTRALLKEGHRAVGLCNVAIGFQRKFAALLGVTPADVHLDHVGLNHLTWETGVRLGGPEGGNVLPKLLTEHGEAIAADLRLPRSLVNRLGVVPSYYLRYYYAHDEVVRELRTKPSRAAEVAAMERELLQMYGDPELDEKPDLLARRGGAYYSEAAVDLAAALLGGSGSPYQVVNAYNHGTLPFLPDDAVIEVQAAVGPHGPTPLPVPSVDPLYAGLMANVTAYEDLALDAALRGGRDRVFRALLAHPLIGQYEYADALTDRLIAHNREHLAWA; this is encoded by the coding sequence ATGAAACTCACCGTGGTCGGCGGAGGGTCGACCTACACACCTGAACTCATCGACGGATTCGCACGGCTGAGGGACACGCTGCCGGTCGAGGAGCTGGTCCTCCTCGACCCGGCCGCCGAACGCCTCGAGCTGGTGGGCGGGCTGGCCCGACGGATCTTCGCCAAGCAGGGACATCCCGGACGCGTCGTCACGACCGGCGACCTGGACGAGGCGGTCGAGGGCGCCGACGCCGTGCTGCTCCAGCTGCGCGTCGGCGGCCAGGCCGCACGGCAGCAGGACGAGACCTGGCCGCTGGAGTGCGGCTGCGTCGGTCAGGAGACGACCGGCGCGGGCGGCCTCGCCAAGGCGCTGCGCACCGTGCCGGTGGTCCTGGACATCGCCGAACGGGTCCGCCGCACCAACCCGAAGGCCTGGATCATCGACTTCACCAACCCGGTCGGCATCGTCACCCGCGCCCTGCTGAAGGAGGGCCACCGGGCCGTCGGACTGTGCAACGTGGCGATCGGCTTCCAGCGGAAGTTCGCCGCGCTGCTCGGGGTCACTCCCGCCGATGTGCACCTGGACCATGTGGGCCTGAACCATCTCACGTGGGAGACCGGTGTGCGCCTGGGCGGTCCCGAGGGCGGGAACGTACTGCCCAAGCTGCTCACCGAGCACGGCGAGGCGATCGCGGCCGATCTGCGCCTGCCCCGGAGCCTGGTGAACCGGCTCGGCGTGGTCCCGTCGTATTACCTGCGCTACTACTACGCGCACGACGAGGTCGTGCGGGAACTGAGGACGAAGCCCTCGCGCGCCGCCGAGGTCGCCGCCATGGAACGGGAGTTGCTCCAGATGTACGGCGACCCCGAGCTCGACGAGAAGCCCGATCTGCTCGCCCGGCGGGGCGGCGCCTACTACTCGGAGGCCGCGGTCGACCTCGCGGCGGCGCTGCTCGGCGGGTCCGGCTCGCCGTACCAAGTAGTGAACGCGTACAACCACGGCACGCTGCCCTTCCTTCCGGACGACGCGGTGATCGAGGTGCAGGCGGCCGTCGGCCCGCACGGACCGACCCCGCTGCCCGTACCTTCCGTGGACCCGCTGTACGCGGGGCTGATGGCGAACGTGACGGCGTACGAGGACCTGGCCCTGGACGCCGCCCTGCGCGGCGGCCGGGACCGCGTCTTCCGCGCCCTGCTCGCCCATCCCCTGATCGGCCAGTACGAGTACGCCGACGCCCTCACCGACCGACTGATCGCGCACAACCGGGAGCACCTCGCGTGGGCCTGA
- a CDS encoding N-acetylglucosamine kinase, which yields MGLTASVLAIDAGNSKTDVAVVAADGEVLGTARGGGFRPPAVGVETAVDALAEAVERACAAAGVASVTHVSACLANADLPVEEEQLAAALHARAWGTTVEVRNDTFAILRAGVAEPRGVAVVCGAGINCVGMRPDGRTARFPALGRISGDWGGGWGLAEEAMWWAARAEDGRGGPTALARTLPAHFGLASMYALIEALHLGHIAHDRRHELTPVLFTTAEEGDLVARAVVDRLAEEVVTMATVALRRLDLLEEETPVVLGGSILAAQHPRLDGAVRDLLASRAPKAVPQVVTARPVLGAALLGLDHEHAPKEAQARARAYYEGPQGR from the coding sequence GTGGGCCTGACCGCAAGTGTCCTCGCCATCGACGCGGGCAACAGCAAGACCGACGTCGCCGTGGTGGCCGCCGACGGGGAGGTCCTCGGCACCGCGCGGGGCGGGGGGTTCCGGCCGCCGGCCGTGGGCGTGGAGACGGCGGTGGACGCCCTGGCTGAAGCCGTCGAGCGGGCCTGCGCGGCGGCGGGGGTCGCCTCGGTCACCCATGTCTCGGCCTGCCTGGCCAACGCCGACCTGCCGGTGGAGGAGGAACAGCTGGCCGCCGCGCTGCACGCGCGCGCGTGGGGCACGACGGTGGAGGTGCGCAACGACACGTTCGCGATCCTGCGGGCCGGGGTGGCCGAACCGAGAGGCGTCGCCGTGGTCTGCGGCGCCGGCATCAACTGCGTCGGCATGCGCCCCGACGGACGCACCGCCCGCTTCCCCGCACTCGGCCGCATCTCCGGCGACTGGGGCGGCGGTTGGGGCCTGGCGGAGGAGGCCATGTGGTGGGCGGCGCGTGCGGAGGACGGCCGCGGCGGCCCCACCGCCCTGGCACGCACGCTGCCGGCGCACTTCGGCCTCGCCTCGATGTACGCGCTCATCGAGGCGCTGCACCTGGGGCACATCGCCCACGACCGGCGCCACGAGCTGACCCCGGTGCTGTTCACGACGGCCGAGGAGGGCGACCTGGTGGCCCGCGCGGTCGTGGACCGGTTGGCGGAGGAGGTGGTCACGATGGCGACGGTGGCGCTGAGGCGGCTGGACCTCCTGGAGGAGGAGACCCCGGTCGTACTGGGCGGCAGCATCCTGGCGGCCCAGCACCCCCGACTGGACGGCGCGGTAAGGGACCTCCTGGCGTCGAGGGCCCCGAAGGCGGTCCCCCAGGTGGTCACGGCCCGCCCGGTCCTGGGAGCGGCACTACTGGGCCTGGACCACGAACACGCCCCGAAGGAGGCCCAGGCACGGGCACGGGCGTACTACGAGGGACCGCAAGGCCGCTGA
- a CDS encoding glutamate ABC transporter substrate-binding protein has protein sequence MIARRLRASVKGWGGVAAMLVACALTLVLALLLPLTHPRGNGSTSTGGPGLAQATQAKDDSCDGHPERLSPPPSSDETGRAVTAIKQRGYLSVGVDQNSYHWGYRDPNSKGSDLEGFDIDLAREIARQVIGSPDAVRFHAIPTNQRIPAIKNHQVDMVVRTMTITCARLADVSFSEPYFTTGQQVLAPKSSSITGYDTSLAGKRICSAQGSTAGAKLTEDRKSGRLAASADISTTVPNQLDCLVKLQLGEVDAVVTDGALAASQAAQDPTVELKGKPFTTEYYGVAMNKDDKDLVRRVNQVLEDYRKNGWQASYTRWLSQTLGKDSTPSQPPST, from the coding sequence ATGATCGCACGGCGTCTGCGGGCGAGCGTGAAGGGCTGGGGCGGCGTGGCGGCGATGCTCGTCGCCTGTGCGCTCACCCTGGTCCTCGCGCTGCTGCTGCCGCTGACCCACCCGCGCGGGAACGGTTCCACGAGCACCGGCGGCCCGGGCCTCGCCCAGGCCACCCAGGCCAAGGACGACTCCTGCGACGGCCACCCGGAGCGGCTGAGCCCGCCGCCGTCGAGCGACGAGACGGGCCGGGCGGTCACGGCCATCAAACAGCGCGGCTATCTCTCGGTGGGCGTCGACCAGAACAGCTACCACTGGGGCTACCGCGACCCCAACAGCAAGGGCAGCGACCTCGAGGGCTTCGACATCGACCTCGCCCGCGAGATCGCCCGGCAGGTCATCGGCAGCCCGGACGCCGTCCGCTTCCACGCCATCCCCACCAACCAGCGCATTCCGGCGATCAAGAACCACCAGGTGGACATGGTGGTGCGCACCATGACGATCACCTGCGCCCGGCTGGCGGACGTCTCCTTCTCCGAGCCGTACTTCACGACCGGCCAGCAGGTACTCGCGCCCAAGTCCTCCTCGATCACGGGCTATGACACGTCGCTCGCCGGCAAGAGGATCTGCTCGGCCCAGGGTTCGACCGCGGGCGCGAAGCTGACCGAGGACAGGAAGTCCGGCCGGCTCGCCGCGTCGGCCGACATCTCCACCACCGTCCCCAACCAGCTCGACTGCCTGGTGAAACTGCAACTCGGCGAAGTCGACGCGGTGGTCACCGACGGCGCGCTCGCCGCCAGTCAGGCCGCCCAGGACCCGACCGTCGAACTCAAGGGCAAGCCCTTCACGACCGAGTACTACGGCGTGGCGATGAACAAGGATGACAAGGATCTGGTACGCCGGGTCAACCAGGTGCTCGAGGACTACCGCAAGAACGGCTGGCAGGCCTCGTACACCAGGTGGCTGTCCCAGACGCTGGGCAAGGACTCGACGCCGTCACAGCCGCCTTCCACCTGA
- a CDS encoding PP2C family serine/threonine-protein phosphatase, producing the protein MSQMPRSTALSRCPSCEEPLEPGDLYCGACGYDLSVVPAPPSDPPTLTMNGTVPRPSSEAPSVDWPPAPPTGGPQAPAPVHLPTDLPGTDPGGAEPPGTPAGRGVRFDRPAEPDDYHLASPEHSAPPPLSASLERGDPHEQGRPPSQPVDPRTTVPSTPPAGTKVCVACRAGTVDSDGYCENCGHAQPRERDHLEQELGAVAAVSDRGLRHHRNEDAFAVSSTALPDGSPAVVAIVCDGVSSATRPDDASLAASRAASEALLDALPRGTHPQQAMHDAIIAASHAVNSLAAEPETAQEHAPHQNAPACTLVGAVVTASLLVVGWVGDSRAYWVPVDRTAPPARLTEDDSWAAQMVAAGLMSEAEAYADERAHAITGWLGADAYELDPHTASFKPDRPGVVVVCTDGLWNYAEAAEEMAEVVPLDAGLRPLHAARVLLGHALDGGGHDNVTVAVLPFPALPQGAGSA; encoded by the coding sequence ATGTCGCAGATGCCCCGGTCGACGGCGCTTTCGCGGTGCCCCAGCTGTGAGGAGCCCCTGGAGCCGGGCGACCTCTACTGCGGCGCCTGCGGGTACGACCTGTCGGTGGTGCCCGCTCCGCCGTCCGACCCCCCGACGCTGACCATGAACGGCACGGTGCCGCGGCCCTCTTCGGAGGCGCCCTCGGTGGACTGGCCGCCTGCCCCGCCGACGGGCGGCCCGCAGGCGCCCGCCCCGGTGCACCTGCCGACCGACCTGCCGGGCACGGACCCGGGCGGCGCGGAGCCTCCCGGCACGCCCGCCGGGAGGGGCGTGCGGTTCGACCGTCCCGCGGAACCCGACGACTACCACCTCGCCTCCCCCGAGCACTCGGCTCCTCCCCCACTCTCGGCTTCGCTCGAGCGGGGGGACCCCCATGAGCAGGGGCGGCCCCCGTCCCAGCCGGTCGACCCGCGCACCACCGTGCCGTCCACGCCTCCCGCCGGCACGAAGGTCTGCGTGGCCTGCCGCGCGGGCACCGTGGACAGCGACGGCTACTGCGAGAACTGCGGCCACGCCCAGCCGCGCGAACGCGACCACCTGGAACAGGAGTTGGGAGCGGTCGCGGCGGTCAGCGACCGCGGCCTGCGCCACCACCGCAACGAGGACGCGTTCGCGGTCTCCTCCACCGCGCTGCCCGACGGCTCGCCCGCGGTGGTCGCGATCGTCTGCGACGGCGTGTCCTCGGCGACCCGCCCCGACGACGCCTCTCTGGCCGCCTCCCGGGCGGCGAGCGAAGCGCTCCTCGACGCCCTGCCGCGCGGCACGCACCCGCAGCAGGCCATGCACGACGCGATCATCGCCGCCTCGCACGCCGTCAACTCCCTGGCCGCCGAGCCGGAGACGGCCCAGGAGCACGCCCCGCACCAGAACGCGCCCGCGTGCACCCTGGTCGGCGCCGTCGTCACCGCGAGTCTGCTCGTCGTCGGCTGGGTCGGCGACAGCCGCGCCTACTGGGTCCCGGTGGACCGCACCGCGCCGCCGGCCCGGCTCACCGAGGACGACTCCTGGGCCGCGCAGATGGTCGCCGCGGGCCTGATGAGCGAGGCCGAGGCGTACGCCGACGAGCGTGCCCACGCGATCACGGGCTGGCTCGGCGCGGACGCCTACGAACTGGACCCGCACACGGCGTCGTTCAAACCGGACCGGCCGGGTGTCGTGGTGGTGTGCACCGACGGGCTGTGGAACTACGCGGAGGCCGCCGAGGAGATGGCCGAGGTGGTGCCGCTCGACGCCGGGCTCCGTCCGCTGCACGCCGCCCGGGTACTGCTGGGCCACGCCCTGGACGGCGGTGGGCACGACAACGTAACAGTGGCGGTCCTCCCGTTCCCTGCCCTGCCGCAGGGGGCAGGATCCGCCTGA